The Candidatus Buchananbacteria bacterium CG10_big_fil_rev_8_21_14_0_10_42_9 genome includes a region encoding these proteins:
- a CDS encoding excinuclease ABC subunit C — protein MYYTYVLQSKGDQAWYTGATNNLKKRFKEHNGNQVASTKGRRLFMLIYYESCLDCGDAFAREKYLKTGMGKRYLKNRLKRFLALMG, from the coding sequence ATGTATTATACATACGTTCTACAAAGCAAAGGAGATCAAGCATGGTACACCGGCGCCACTAATAATTTAAAAAAGCGTTTCAAGGAACATAATGGCAATCAAGTGGCATCAACTAAAGGCCGCCGCCTTTTTATGTTGATTTACTATGAGTCATGTCTTGATTGTGGAGATGCTTTTGCAAGAGAAAAATATCTTAAGACTGGCATGGGAAAACGATACTTAAAAAACAGATTAAAACGCTTTTTAGCTCTAATGGGGTAA